In Equus przewalskii isolate Varuska chromosome 6, EquPr2, whole genome shotgun sequence, one DNA window encodes the following:
- the SLC37A4 gene encoding glucose-6-phosphate exchanger SLC37A4 isoform X5, protein MKEKDTGFPRSVPRLNDCPEAQGYSYYRAVIFLAMFGGYSLYYFNRKTFSFVMPSVVEEIPLDKDDLGLITSSQSAAYAISKFVSGVLSDQMSARWLFSSGLLLVGLVNIVFSWSSTVPVFAALWFLNGLAQGLGWPPCGKVLRKWFEPSQFGTWWAILSTSMNLAGGLGPILATILAQSYSWRSTLALSGALCVVVSFLCLLLIHNEPADVGLRNLDPTPSKGKKGSLKEESTLRELLLSPYLWVLSTGYLVVFGVKTCCTDWGQFFLIQEKGQSALVGSSYMSALEVGGLIGSIAAGYLSDRAMAKAGRSIYGNPRHGLLLFMMAGMTVSMYLFRVTVTSDSPKLWILVLGAVFGFSSYGPIALFGVIANESAPPNLCGTSHAVVGLMANVGGFLAGLPFSTIAKHYSWSTAFWVAEVICAASTAAFFLLRNIRTKMGRVPKKAE, encoded by the exons ATGAAAGAGAAG GACACTGGGTTCCCTCGGAGCGTCCCCAGGCTTAATGATTGTCCAGAAG CCCAAGGCTACAGCTATTACCGCGCTGTGATCTTCTTGGCCATGTTTGGAGGCTACAGCCTGTACTACTTCAACCGCAAGACCTTCTCCTTTGTCATGCCGTCGGTGGTGGAGGAGATTCCTCTGGACAAGGATGACTTGG GGCTCATCACCAGCAGCCAGTCAGCAGCCTATGCCATCAGCAAGTTCGTGAGCGGGGTGCTGTCTGACCAGATGAGTGCTCGCTGGCTCTTCTCTTCTGGGTTGCTCCTGGTTGGCCTGGTCAACATAGTCTTTTCCTGGAGCTCCACAGTGCCTGTCTTCGCTGCTCTCTGGTTCCTCAATGGCCTGGcacaggggctgggctggcccccatgtgGGAAGGTCCTGCGGAAG TGGTTTGAGCCATCTCAGTTTGGCACTTGGTGGGCCATCCTGTCAACCAGCATGAACCTGGCTGGAGGGCTGGGCCCTATCCTGGCAACCATCCTCGCCCAGAGCTATAGTTGGCGCAGCACGCTGGCCCTGTCTGGGGCACTGTGTGTGGttgtctccttcctctgtctcctcctcatccACAATGAACCTGCTGATGTTGGACTCCGCAACCTGGACCCCACCCCCTCCAAGGGCAAGAAGG GCTCCTTGAAGGAGGAGAGTACCTTAAGGGAGCTGCTGCTGTCCCCCTACCTGTGGGTGCTCTCCACTGGCTACCTTGTGGTGTTTGGAGTAAAGACCTGCTGTACTGACTGGGGCCAGTTCTTCCTTATCCAGGAGAAAGGACAGTCAGCCCTTGTGG GTAGCTCCTACATGAGTGCCCTGGAGGTTGGTGGCCTCATAGGCAGCATCGCAGCTGGCTATCTGTCAGACCGGGCCATGGCAAAG GCAGGGCGATCGATCTATGGGAACCCTCGCCATGGACTGTTGCTGTTCATGATGGCTGGCATGACAGTGTCCATGTACCTCTTCCGGGTAACTGTGACCAGTGACTCTCCTAAG CTCTGGATCCTCGTGTTGGGAGCTGTGTTTGGTTTCTCCTCTTATGGTCCCATTGCCTTGTTTGGAGTTATAGCCAACGAGAGTGCCCCTCCCAACTTGTGTGGCACCTCCCATGCTGTTGTGGGGCTCATGGCCAATG TGGGCGGCTTTCTGGCTGGGTTGCCCTTCAGCACCATTGCTAAGCACTACAGCTGGAGCACAGCGTTCTGGGTAGCTGAAGTGATCTGTGCAGCTAGCACAGCTGCCTTCTTCCTCCTACGAAACATCCGCACCAAGATGGGCCGAGTGCCAAAGAAGGCTGAATGA
- the SLC37A4 gene encoding glucose-6-phosphate exchanger SLC37A4 isoform X2: MIKPRTLGTDSTPGPKRRRRRPRPSQRARACARRPRPVLVGLPPPFSRAEKPGARCPGPGKQGGSAPPLEVRRCTFPSAGRPSDRHRPCSPQPARREPTLNHRDTGFPRSVPRLNDCPEAQGYSYYRAVIFLAMFGGYSLYYFNRKTFSFVMPSVVEEIPLDKDDLGLITSSQSAAYAISKFVSGVLSDQMSARWLFSSGLLLVGLVNIVFSWSSTVPVFAALWFLNGLAQGLGWPPCGKVLRKWFEPSQFGTWWAILSTSMNLAGGLGPILATILAQSYSWRSTLALSGALCVVVSFLCLLLIHNEPADVGLRNLDPTPSKGKKGSLKEESTLRELLLSPYLWVLSTGYLVVFGVKTCCTDWGQFFLIQEKGQSALVGSSYMSALEVGGLIGSIAAGYLSDRAMAKAGRSIYGNPRHGLLLFMMAGMTVSMYLFRVTVTSDSPKLWILVLGAVFGFSSYGPIALFGVIANESAPPNLCGTSHAVVGLMANVGGFLAGLPFSTIAKHYSWSTAFWVAEVICAASTAAFFLLRNIRTKMGRVPKKAE; this comes from the exons ATGATTAAGCCCAGAACCTTGGGGACCGACTCGACTCCCGGGCCGAAAAGACGCCGGCGGAGGCCCCGCCCCAGCCAGCGAGCCCGCGCATgcgcccgccggccccgccccgtccTAGTCGGGCTCCCGCCTCCGTTCAG CCGAGCGGAAAAGCCGGGGGCACGTTGCCCGGGCCCTGGGAAGCAGGGCGGTTCGGCCCCGCCGCTTGAGGTCCGCCGGTGCACCTTCCCATCCGCAGGCCGTCCGTCCGACAGGCACCGACCCTGCAGCCCCCAGCCAGCCAGACGGGAGCCCACCCTGAATCACAGG GACACTGGGTTCCCTCGGAGCGTCCCCAGGCTTAATGATTGTCCAGAAG CCCAAGGCTACAGCTATTACCGCGCTGTGATCTTCTTGGCCATGTTTGGAGGCTACAGCCTGTACTACTTCAACCGCAAGACCTTCTCCTTTGTCATGCCGTCGGTGGTGGAGGAGATTCCTCTGGACAAGGATGACTTGG GGCTCATCACCAGCAGCCAGTCAGCAGCCTATGCCATCAGCAAGTTCGTGAGCGGGGTGCTGTCTGACCAGATGAGTGCTCGCTGGCTCTTCTCTTCTGGGTTGCTCCTGGTTGGCCTGGTCAACATAGTCTTTTCCTGGAGCTCCACAGTGCCTGTCTTCGCTGCTCTCTGGTTCCTCAATGGCCTGGcacaggggctgggctggcccccatgtgGGAAGGTCCTGCGGAAG TGGTTTGAGCCATCTCAGTTTGGCACTTGGTGGGCCATCCTGTCAACCAGCATGAACCTGGCTGGAGGGCTGGGCCCTATCCTGGCAACCATCCTCGCCCAGAGCTATAGTTGGCGCAGCACGCTGGCCCTGTCTGGGGCACTGTGTGTGGttgtctccttcctctgtctcctcctcatccACAATGAACCTGCTGATGTTGGACTCCGCAACCTGGACCCCACCCCCTCCAAGGGCAAGAAGG GCTCCTTGAAGGAGGAGAGTACCTTAAGGGAGCTGCTGCTGTCCCCCTACCTGTGGGTGCTCTCCACTGGCTACCTTGTGGTGTTTGGAGTAAAGACCTGCTGTACTGACTGGGGCCAGTTCTTCCTTATCCAGGAGAAAGGACAGTCAGCCCTTGTGG GTAGCTCCTACATGAGTGCCCTGGAGGTTGGTGGCCTCATAGGCAGCATCGCAGCTGGCTATCTGTCAGACCGGGCCATGGCAAAG GCAGGGCGATCGATCTATGGGAACCCTCGCCATGGACTGTTGCTGTTCATGATGGCTGGCATGACAGTGTCCATGTACCTCTTCCGGGTAACTGTGACCAGTGACTCTCCTAAG CTCTGGATCCTCGTGTTGGGAGCTGTGTTTGGTTTCTCCTCTTATGGTCCCATTGCCTTGTTTGGAGTTATAGCCAACGAGAGTGCCCCTCCCAACTTGTGTGGCACCTCCCATGCTGTTGTGGGGCTCATGGCCAATG TGGGCGGCTTTCTGGCTGGGTTGCCCTTCAGCACCATTGCTAAGCACTACAGCTGGAGCACAGCGTTCTGGGTAGCTGAAGTGATCTGTGCAGCTAGCACAGCTGCCTTCTTCCTCCTACGAAACATCCGCACCAAGATGGGCCGAGTGCCAAAGAAGGCTGAATGA
- the SLC37A4 gene encoding glucose-6-phosphate exchanger SLC37A4 isoform X3, whose amino-acid sequence MKEKDTGFPRSVPRLNDCPEAQGYSYYRAVIFLAMFGGYSLYYFNRKTFSFVMPSVVEEIPLDKDDLGLITSSQSAAYAISKFVSGVLSDQMSARWLFSSGLLLVGLVNIVFSWSSTVPVFAALWFLNGLAQGLGWPPCGKVLRKWFEPSQFGTWWAILSTSMNLAGGLGPILATILAQSYSWRSTLALSGALCVVVSFLCLLLIHNEPADVGLRNLDPTPSKGKKGSLKEESTLRELLLSPYLWVLSTGYLVVFGVKTCCTDWGQFFLIQEKGQSALVGSSYMSALEVGGLIGSIAAGYLSDRAMAKAGRSIYGNPRHGLLLFMMAGMTVSMYLFRVTVTSDSPKDVAFWTPALHPLAELTGFTEHELWILVLGAVFGFSSYGPIALFGVIANESAPPNLCGTSHAVVGLMANVGGFLAGLPFSTIAKHYSWSTAFWVAEVICAASTAAFFLLRNIRTKMGRVPKKAE is encoded by the exons ATGAAAGAGAAG GACACTGGGTTCCCTCGGAGCGTCCCCAGGCTTAATGATTGTCCAGAAG CCCAAGGCTACAGCTATTACCGCGCTGTGATCTTCTTGGCCATGTTTGGAGGCTACAGCCTGTACTACTTCAACCGCAAGACCTTCTCCTTTGTCATGCCGTCGGTGGTGGAGGAGATTCCTCTGGACAAGGATGACTTGG GGCTCATCACCAGCAGCCAGTCAGCAGCCTATGCCATCAGCAAGTTCGTGAGCGGGGTGCTGTCTGACCAGATGAGTGCTCGCTGGCTCTTCTCTTCTGGGTTGCTCCTGGTTGGCCTGGTCAACATAGTCTTTTCCTGGAGCTCCACAGTGCCTGTCTTCGCTGCTCTCTGGTTCCTCAATGGCCTGGcacaggggctgggctggcccccatgtgGGAAGGTCCTGCGGAAG TGGTTTGAGCCATCTCAGTTTGGCACTTGGTGGGCCATCCTGTCAACCAGCATGAACCTGGCTGGAGGGCTGGGCCCTATCCTGGCAACCATCCTCGCCCAGAGCTATAGTTGGCGCAGCACGCTGGCCCTGTCTGGGGCACTGTGTGTGGttgtctccttcctctgtctcctcctcatccACAATGAACCTGCTGATGTTGGACTCCGCAACCTGGACCCCACCCCCTCCAAGGGCAAGAAGG GCTCCTTGAAGGAGGAGAGTACCTTAAGGGAGCTGCTGCTGTCCCCCTACCTGTGGGTGCTCTCCACTGGCTACCTTGTGGTGTTTGGAGTAAAGACCTGCTGTACTGACTGGGGCCAGTTCTTCCTTATCCAGGAGAAAGGACAGTCAGCCCTTGTGG GTAGCTCCTACATGAGTGCCCTGGAGGTTGGTGGCCTCATAGGCAGCATCGCAGCTGGCTATCTGTCAGACCGGGCCATGGCAAAG GCAGGGCGATCGATCTATGGGAACCCTCGCCATGGACTGTTGCTGTTCATGATGGCTGGCATGACAGTGTCCATGTACCTCTTCCGGGTAACTGTGACCAGTGACTCTCCTAAG GATGTTGCTTTCTGGACTCCAGCTCTTCACCCTCTCGCTGAGCTCACAGGCTTTACAGAGCATGAG CTCTGGATCCTCGTGTTGGGAGCTGTGTTTGGTTTCTCCTCTTATGGTCCCATTGCCTTGTTTGGAGTTATAGCCAACGAGAGTGCCCCTCCCAACTTGTGTGGCACCTCCCATGCTGTTGTGGGGCTCATGGCCAATG TGGGCGGCTTTCTGGCTGGGTTGCCCTTCAGCACCATTGCTAAGCACTACAGCTGGAGCACAGCGTTCTGGGTAGCTGAAGTGATCTGTGCAGCTAGCACAGCTGCCTTCTTCCTCCTACGAAACATCCGCACCAAGATGGGCCGAGTGCCAAAGAAGGCTGAATGA
- the SLC37A4 gene encoding glucose-6-phosphate exchanger SLC37A4 isoform X4, producing the protein MAAQGYSYYRAVIFLAMFGGYSLYYFNRKTFSFVMPSVVEEIPLDKDDLGLITSSQSAAYAISKFVSGVLSDQMSARWLFSSGLLLVGLVNIVFSWSSTVPVFAALWFLNGLAQGLGWPPCGKVLRKWFEPSQFGTWWAILSTSMNLAGGLGPILATILAQSYSWRSTLALSGALCVVVSFLCLLLIHNEPADVGLRNLDPTPSKGKKGSLKEESTLRELLLSPYLWVLSTGYLVVFGVKTCCTDWGQFFLIQEKGQSALVGSSYMSALEVGGLIGSIAAGYLSDRAMAKAGRSIYGNPRHGLLLFMMAGMTVSMYLFRVTVTSDSPKDVAFWTPALHPLAELTGFTEHELWILVLGAVFGFSSYGPIALFGVIANESAPPNLCGTSHAVVGLMANVGGFLAGLPFSTIAKHYSWSTAFWVAEVICAASTAAFFLLRNIRTKMGRVPKKAE; encoded by the exons ATGGCAGCCCAAGGCTACAGCTATTACCGCGCTGTGATCTTCTTGGCCATGTTTGGAGGCTACAGCCTGTACTACTTCAACCGCAAGACCTTCTCCTTTGTCATGCCGTCGGTGGTGGAGGAGATTCCTCTGGACAAGGATGACTTGG GGCTCATCACCAGCAGCCAGTCAGCAGCCTATGCCATCAGCAAGTTCGTGAGCGGGGTGCTGTCTGACCAGATGAGTGCTCGCTGGCTCTTCTCTTCTGGGTTGCTCCTGGTTGGCCTGGTCAACATAGTCTTTTCCTGGAGCTCCACAGTGCCTGTCTTCGCTGCTCTCTGGTTCCTCAATGGCCTGGcacaggggctgggctggcccccatgtgGGAAGGTCCTGCGGAAG TGGTTTGAGCCATCTCAGTTTGGCACTTGGTGGGCCATCCTGTCAACCAGCATGAACCTGGCTGGAGGGCTGGGCCCTATCCTGGCAACCATCCTCGCCCAGAGCTATAGTTGGCGCAGCACGCTGGCCCTGTCTGGGGCACTGTGTGTGGttgtctccttcctctgtctcctcctcatccACAATGAACCTGCTGATGTTGGACTCCGCAACCTGGACCCCACCCCCTCCAAGGGCAAGAAGG GCTCCTTGAAGGAGGAGAGTACCTTAAGGGAGCTGCTGCTGTCCCCCTACCTGTGGGTGCTCTCCACTGGCTACCTTGTGGTGTTTGGAGTAAAGACCTGCTGTACTGACTGGGGCCAGTTCTTCCTTATCCAGGAGAAAGGACAGTCAGCCCTTGTGG GTAGCTCCTACATGAGTGCCCTGGAGGTTGGTGGCCTCATAGGCAGCATCGCAGCTGGCTATCTGTCAGACCGGGCCATGGCAAAG GCAGGGCGATCGATCTATGGGAACCCTCGCCATGGACTGTTGCTGTTCATGATGGCTGGCATGACAGTGTCCATGTACCTCTTCCGGGTAACTGTGACCAGTGACTCTCCTAAG GATGTTGCTTTCTGGACTCCAGCTCTTCACCCTCTCGCTGAGCTCACAGGCTTTACAGAGCATGAG CTCTGGATCCTCGTGTTGGGAGCTGTGTTTGGTTTCTCCTCTTATGGTCCCATTGCCTTGTTTGGAGTTATAGCCAACGAGAGTGCCCCTCCCAACTTGTGTGGCACCTCCCATGCTGTTGTGGGGCTCATGGCCAATG TGGGCGGCTTTCTGGCTGGGTTGCCCTTCAGCACCATTGCTAAGCACTACAGCTGGAGCACAGCGTTCTGGGTAGCTGAAGTGATCTGTGCAGCTAGCACAGCTGCCTTCTTCCTCCTACGAAACATCCGCACCAAGATGGGCCGAGTGCCAAAGAAGGCTGAATGA
- the SLC37A4 gene encoding glucose-6-phosphate exchanger SLC37A4 isoform X1 encodes MIKPRTLGTDSTPGPKRRRRRPRPSQRARACARRPRPVLVGLPPPFSRAEKPGARCPGPGKQGGSAPPLEVRRCTFPSAGRPSDRHRPCSPQPARREPTLNHRDTGFPRSVPRLNDCPEAQGYSYYRAVIFLAMFGGYSLYYFNRKTFSFVMPSVVEEIPLDKDDLGLITSSQSAAYAISKFVSGVLSDQMSARWLFSSGLLLVGLVNIVFSWSSTVPVFAALWFLNGLAQGLGWPPCGKVLRKWFEPSQFGTWWAILSTSMNLAGGLGPILATILAQSYSWRSTLALSGALCVVVSFLCLLLIHNEPADVGLRNLDPTPSKGKKGSLKEESTLRELLLSPYLWVLSTGYLVVFGVKTCCTDWGQFFLIQEKGQSALVGSSYMSALEVGGLIGSIAAGYLSDRAMAKAGRSIYGNPRHGLLLFMMAGMTVSMYLFRVTVTSDSPKDVAFWTPALHPLAELTGFTEHELWILVLGAVFGFSSYGPIALFGVIANESAPPNLCGTSHAVVGLMANVGGFLAGLPFSTIAKHYSWSTAFWVAEVICAASTAAFFLLRNIRTKMGRVPKKAE; translated from the exons ATGATTAAGCCCAGAACCTTGGGGACCGACTCGACTCCCGGGCCGAAAAGACGCCGGCGGAGGCCCCGCCCCAGCCAGCGAGCCCGCGCATgcgcccgccggccccgccccgtccTAGTCGGGCTCCCGCCTCCGTTCAG CCGAGCGGAAAAGCCGGGGGCACGTTGCCCGGGCCCTGGGAAGCAGGGCGGTTCGGCCCCGCCGCTTGAGGTCCGCCGGTGCACCTTCCCATCCGCAGGCCGTCCGTCCGACAGGCACCGACCCTGCAGCCCCCAGCCAGCCAGACGGGAGCCCACCCTGAATCACAGG GACACTGGGTTCCCTCGGAGCGTCCCCAGGCTTAATGATTGTCCAGAAG CCCAAGGCTACAGCTATTACCGCGCTGTGATCTTCTTGGCCATGTTTGGAGGCTACAGCCTGTACTACTTCAACCGCAAGACCTTCTCCTTTGTCATGCCGTCGGTGGTGGAGGAGATTCCTCTGGACAAGGATGACTTGG GGCTCATCACCAGCAGCCAGTCAGCAGCCTATGCCATCAGCAAGTTCGTGAGCGGGGTGCTGTCTGACCAGATGAGTGCTCGCTGGCTCTTCTCTTCTGGGTTGCTCCTGGTTGGCCTGGTCAACATAGTCTTTTCCTGGAGCTCCACAGTGCCTGTCTTCGCTGCTCTCTGGTTCCTCAATGGCCTGGcacaggggctgggctggcccccatgtgGGAAGGTCCTGCGGAAG TGGTTTGAGCCATCTCAGTTTGGCACTTGGTGGGCCATCCTGTCAACCAGCATGAACCTGGCTGGAGGGCTGGGCCCTATCCTGGCAACCATCCTCGCCCAGAGCTATAGTTGGCGCAGCACGCTGGCCCTGTCTGGGGCACTGTGTGTGGttgtctccttcctctgtctcctcctcatccACAATGAACCTGCTGATGTTGGACTCCGCAACCTGGACCCCACCCCCTCCAAGGGCAAGAAGG GCTCCTTGAAGGAGGAGAGTACCTTAAGGGAGCTGCTGCTGTCCCCCTACCTGTGGGTGCTCTCCACTGGCTACCTTGTGGTGTTTGGAGTAAAGACCTGCTGTACTGACTGGGGCCAGTTCTTCCTTATCCAGGAGAAAGGACAGTCAGCCCTTGTGG GTAGCTCCTACATGAGTGCCCTGGAGGTTGGTGGCCTCATAGGCAGCATCGCAGCTGGCTATCTGTCAGACCGGGCCATGGCAAAG GCAGGGCGATCGATCTATGGGAACCCTCGCCATGGACTGTTGCTGTTCATGATGGCTGGCATGACAGTGTCCATGTACCTCTTCCGGGTAACTGTGACCAGTGACTCTCCTAAG GATGTTGCTTTCTGGACTCCAGCTCTTCACCCTCTCGCTGAGCTCACAGGCTTTACAGAGCATGAG CTCTGGATCCTCGTGTTGGGAGCTGTGTTTGGTTTCTCCTCTTATGGTCCCATTGCCTTGTTTGGAGTTATAGCCAACGAGAGTGCCCCTCCCAACTTGTGTGGCACCTCCCATGCTGTTGTGGGGCTCATGGCCAATG TGGGCGGCTTTCTGGCTGGGTTGCCCTTCAGCACCATTGCTAAGCACTACAGCTGGAGCACAGCGTTCTGGGTAGCTGAAGTGATCTGTGCAGCTAGCACAGCTGCCTTCTTCCTCCTACGAAACATCCGCACCAAGATGGGCCGAGTGCCAAAGAAGGCTGAATGA